The proteins below come from a single Sorghum bicolor cultivar BTx623 chromosome 4, Sorghum_bicolor_NCBIv3, whole genome shotgun sequence genomic window:
- the LOC8066205 gene encoding uncharacterized protein LOC8066205 translates to MVMGNNNKAKSGKAEGARCRRHRQQQGAGVCASCLRDRLSHLSFSASLPSVVVRGEEEAEGYSRYYHEDQEASSCCSEASTAYSSEGSSAASSECASPGDDEPVFHDEMRRAARVSLLMRHERVVGDADAVAAFLRARREQRRRTTTATSFWAKLLQATRGGGKKDQGCSLAARGKTLEERAAAAKWVLF, encoded by the coding sequence ATGGTGATGGGCAACAACAACAAGGCCAAGTCGGGCAAGGCGGAGGGCGCGCGGTGCCGGCGGCACCGgcagcagcagggggcgggcgtcTGCGCGTCGTGCCTGCGGGACCGCCTGTCCCACCTGTCCTTCTCGGCGTCGCTGCCCTCCGTCGTCGtgcgcggcgaggaggaggcggagggGTACAGCAGATACTACCACGAGGATCAGGAGGCGTCCTCCTGCTGCTCGGAGGCGTCCACGGCctactcctccgagggctccaGCGCGGCGTCGTCGGAGTGCGCTAGCCCGGGCGACGACGAGCCGGTGTTCCACGACGAGATGAGGCGCGCGGCGCGGGTGTCGCTGCTGATGCGCCACGAGCGGGTCGTCGGGGACGCCGACGCCGTGGCGGCGTTCCTCCGAGCCAGGAgggagcagaggaggaggacgaccACGGCCACGAGCTTCTGGGCCAAGCTGCTGCAGGCGACGCGAGGAGGGGGGAAGAAGGACCAAGGGTGCTCGCTGGCGGCGCGCGGCAAGACGCTCGAGGAGAGGGCCGCCGCGGCCAAGTGGGTTCTCTTCTGA
- the LOC8074813 gene encoding classical arabinogalactan protein 5 → MATMSASRSTFSAVVFAVLASATFAATAQAPTSTHVFPAPAPADMTLTPKAAPSMAPSPPTHAKTPASTPAKMAPAALAPPTKKAPAPKASSCLSSPHQNVSLRRSLGAPVSGCAPASGPSMLQESVAVKAPAVGSPRRSLVAASGPSMPPESAEAPTVGSPRRSLVALAADAF, encoded by the coding sequence ATGGCGACAATGTCGGCCTCACGGTCCACCTTCTCCGCCGTCGTCTTCGCCGTCCTGGCATCAGCCACCTTCGCCGCGACGGCGCAGGCGCCCACCAGCACCCACGTCTTCCCCGCCCCGGCGCCAGCGGACATGACATTGACACCCAAGGCTGCCCCGAGTATGGCTCCGAGTCCTCCTACCCACGCCAAGACTCCCGCGTCCACACCGGCGAAGATGGCCCCGGCCGCCCTTGCGCCGCCGACGAAGAAGGCTCCTGCCCCCAAGGCCAGCTCCTGCCTCTCGTCTCCGCACCAGAACGTCAGCTTGCGCCGGTCATTAGGGGCCCCGGTATCTGGATGTGCTCCTGCGTCCGGCCCGAGCATGCTGCAAGAGAGCGTCGCCGTCAAGGCACCCGCGGTCGGTTCTCCCCGTCGCAGCCTCGTGGCTGCGTCCGGCCCGAGCATGCCGCCAGAGAGCGCCGAGGCACCCACGGTCGGTTCTCCCCGTCGCAGCCTCGTGGCCCTAGCAGCTGATGCTTTCTAA